One Bosea sp. 685 DNA segment encodes these proteins:
- a CDS encoding DNA translocase FtsK has translation MPGPAAIAASVGGDNPAGISRSQPSQSKRSEVRYWRTPDRLLKQPAEPEMLPSAVPGTDYALHDGEAEAAAAPVRDDAAPVQDDAAPADNVAASTPFALISDHAFWELLPESRPQDVEAERLADKTEPAIAGMAPFGLAEADPIAPRKGVAVRVSLPATDPGERWTSASQSYTVSLKLSPRSWSDAGQGRAPATPSPVTSLVVPLAVPPAVDVSPAAAVPAASRGIVVTRKTRETGAEQANKPSRIEPSIIKPSRVEPSRVEPSRAEPTRSVPTRLVAQRVSPAVQSAAFELPPITILAEPPRTFEATVPTEILQQNAGFLEGVLEDFNVRGEIVQACPGPVVTLYELEPAPGTKSSRVIALADDIARSMSAIAARVAVVQGKNAIGIELPNAKRETVFLRELLASQDFESSKHKLALGLGKTIGGEPVIVDLARMPHLLVAGTTGSGKSVAINTMILSLLYRLKPEECRLIMVDPKMLELSVYDGIPHLLTPVVTDPKKAVVALKWAVREMEERYKKMSKVSVRNIDGFNARVGEAKAAGEVITRTVQTGFDKHSGEAIYEEEVMDLEPLPYIVVIVDEMADLMMVAGKEIEGTIQRLAQMARAAGIHVVLATQRPSVDVITGTIKANFPTRISFQVTSKIDSRTILGEQGAEQLLGQGDMLYMAGGGRITRVHGPFVSDAEVEKVVAHLKTQGRPQYLEAVTSEEEEGAGEGEDGAVFDKSAMGQAESDDPYDQAVAVVLRDKKASTSYIQRRLQIGYNRAASIMERMENEGIVGPANHAGKREILVETGRAREDED, from the coding sequence TTGCCCGGCCCTGCGGCGATCGCGGCATCCGTCGGCGGCGACAATCCGGCCGGGATTTCGCGATCGCAGCCGAGCCAGTCGAAGCGCAGCGAAGTGCGCTATTGGCGCACGCCGGACCGCCTGCTGAAGCAACCGGCCGAGCCGGAGATGCTGCCCTCAGCGGTGCCGGGCACCGATTACGCGCTCCATGATGGCGAGGCCGAAGCGGCTGCGGCCCCAGTGCGGGATGATGCCGCTCCAGTGCAGGATGATGCAGCCCCTGCCGATAATGTCGCGGCCTCGACGCCCTTCGCCTTGATCTCCGACCACGCCTTCTGGGAGCTTTTGCCGGAAAGCCGTCCGCAGGACGTCGAGGCCGAGCGGCTTGCCGACAAGACCGAGCCCGCTATTGCAGGCATGGCGCCCTTCGGGCTCGCCGAGGCGGACCCTATCGCGCCCCGCAAGGGCGTGGCTGTTCGCGTAAGCCTGCCGGCAACCGATCCTGGCGAGCGCTGGACGAGCGCGAGCCAGAGCTACACTGTCAGCCTCAAGCTGTCGCCGCGGTCATGGTCCGATGCCGGTCAGGGTAGGGCGCCTGCGACCCCTTCACCTGTCACGTCACTTGTCGTCCCACTTGCCGTCCCGCCTGCCGTGGACGTCTCACCCGCCGCCGCCGTCCCCGCGGCGAGCCGCGGGATAGTCGTCACACGCAAGACCCGCGAAACCGGGGCGGAGCAGGCAAACAAGCCTTCTCGCATCGAGCCTTCCATCATCAAGCCCTCCCGCGTCGAACCGTCTCGCGTCGAGCCTTCGCGCGCTGAGCCAACCCGCAGCGTGCCCACCCGCCTTGTTGCGCAGAGGGTTTCGCCGGCCGTGCAGTCGGCCGCCTTCGAGCTGCCGCCGATCACGATTCTCGCCGAGCCGCCGCGGACCTTCGAGGCCACCGTTCCCACCGAAATCCTGCAGCAGAACGCTGGCTTTCTCGAGGGCGTGCTCGAGGATTTCAACGTCCGTGGCGAAATCGTCCAGGCCTGTCCCGGCCCGGTGGTGACGCTTTACGAGCTTGAACCTGCGCCTGGCACGAAGTCGTCGCGGGTGATTGCGCTGGCCGACGACATCGCCCGCTCGATGAGCGCGATCGCGGCCCGCGTCGCCGTGGTCCAGGGCAAGAACGCCATCGGCATCGAGCTGCCCAACGCCAAGCGCGAGACCGTCTTCCTGCGCGAACTTTTGGCGAGCCAGGATTTCGAGAGCTCCAAGCACAAGCTCGCGCTGGGCTTAGGGAAAACCATCGGCGGCGAGCCGGTGATCGTCGATCTCGCCCGCATGCCGCATCTGCTCGTCGCCGGCACCACCGGCTCGGGCAAGTCGGTGGCGATCAACACCATGATCCTGTCGCTGCTCTACCGGCTGAAGCCGGAGGAGTGCCGCCTGATCATGGTCGATCCAAAAATGCTCGAACTCTCCGTCTATGACGGCATTCCCCATCTGCTCACCCCTGTCGTCACCGACCCGAAGAAGGCGGTCGTGGCGCTGAAATGGGCGGTGCGCGAGATGGAGGAGCGCTACAAGAAGATGTCGAAGGTCTCGGTGCGCAACATCGACGGCTTCAACGCCCGCGTCGGCGAGGCGAAGGCGGCCGGCGAGGTCATCACCCGCACCGTGCAGACCGGCTTCGACAAGCATTCCGGCGAGGCGATCTATGAGGAGGAGGTCATGGACCTCGAGCCTCTGCCCTATATCGTCGTCATCGTCGACGAGATGGCCGATCTGATGATGGTCGCGGGCAAGGAGATCGAGGGCACGATCCAGCGGCTGGCCCAGATGGCGCGCGCGGCCGGCATCCATGTCGTGCTGGCGACGCAGCGTCCTTCGGTCGACGTCATCACCGGCACGATCAAGGCGAACTTCCCGACCCGGATCTCCTTCCAGGTCACCTCCAAGATCGACTCGCGCACGATCCTTGGCGAGCAGGGCGCCGAGCAGCTGCTCGGCCAGGGCGACATGCTCTACATGGCCGGCGGAGGGCGCATCACCCGCGTCCACGGCCCCTTCGTCAGCGATGCCGAGGTCGAGAAGGTCGTCGCCCACCTGAAGACGCAAGGCCGGCCGCAATATCTCGAGGCCGTCACCTCCGAGGAGGAGGAGGGCGCAGGCGAGGGCGAGGACGGCGCGGTCTTCGACAAGAGCGCGATGGGTCAGGCCGAGAGTGACGACCCTTACGACCAGGCGGTGGCGGTGGTGCTGCGCGACAAGAAGGCCTCGACCTCCTATATCCAGCGCCGTCTCCAGATCGGCTACAACCGCGCCGCCTCGATCATGGAGCGGATGGAGAACGAAGGCATCGTCGGCCCCGCCAACCATGCCGGCAAGCGCGAAATCCTGGTCGAAACCGGGCGCGCCAGAGAAGACGAGGATTGA
- a CDS encoding MarR family winged helix-turn-helix transcriptional regulator — MPYSESVPMKTEDMLIGALLRVPAQAIQRRLIKELNAAGFDELRLPHMAVLQFPGPDKVRPVTLAERAGMSKQAINQLLGSLEGFGYITRSDVQGEGGARLVYFTERGHAVFAKMVDILRDIEREWSAELGPERFAQLKALLFLVWDSPLAR; from the coding sequence ATGCCTTATTCCGAAAGTGTGCCGATGAAGACCGAGGACATGCTGATCGGCGCGCTGCTGCGCGTTCCGGCGCAGGCGATCCAGCGCCGGCTCATCAAGGAGCTCAACGCTGCCGGTTTCGACGAGCTGCGCCTGCCGCATATGGCGGTCCTGCAGTTTCCCGGGCCGGACAAGGTTCGCCCGGTTACGCTCGCCGAGCGCGCCGGCATGAGCAAGCAGGCCATCAACCAGCTGCTGGGGAGCCTCGAGGGGTTCGGCTATATCACCCGGTCCGACGTTCAAGGAGAGGGCGGCGCGCGTCTGGTCTATTTTACCGAACGCGGGCACGCCGTGTTCGCCAAGATGGTCGACATCTTGCGCGACATCGAGCGCGAGTGGAGCGCCGAACTGGGGCCGGAGCGTTTCGCCCAGCTCAAGGCGCTGCTGTTTCTCGTCTGGGATAGTCCGCTGGCTCGCTAG
- a CDS encoding SDR family NAD(P)-dependent oxidoreductase — translation MTKEFTGKEFTGKRVIVMGGSRGIGRSIALGFAASGAAVSICARGAGPLEATRRELEALGVTAHAASVDLADANAIEAYLPEAVQALGGLDVLVNNASGFGHSDDEAGWAASLNVDMMAVVRGSHAAIPHMKPGSSIVNVSSISALRASSRSAPYGAVKAAVMHYTASQAKMLSRQGIRVNCVAPGSIEFPGGTWEDRKTSNPDLYQSTLANIPFGRMGKPEEVAEVVLFLASARASWVTAQTIVVDGGQLVGP, via the coding sequence ATGACCAAGGAATTCACCGGTAAGGAATTCACGGGCAAGCGCGTGATCGTGATGGGCGGCAGCCGTGGCATCGGACGCTCCATTGCGCTTGGGTTCGCGGCATCAGGCGCAGCCGTTTCGATCTGCGCGCGGGGCGCAGGACCGCTCGAAGCGACGCGCCGGGAGCTTGAGGCGCTCGGTGTCACCGCACATGCGGCGAGCGTCGACCTCGCCGATGCGAATGCGATCGAGGCCTATCTGCCTGAGGCGGTGCAGGCGCTGGGCGGGCTCGACGTCCTCGTCAACAACGCCTCGGGCTTTGGCCATTCCGATGACGAGGCGGGCTGGGCCGCCTCGCTCAATGTCGACATGATGGCGGTGGTCCGCGGCAGCCATGCGGCGATCCCCCATATGAAGCCGGGCTCGTCGATCGTGAACGTCTCGTCGATCTCGGCGCTGCGGGCCTCGTCGCGCTCGGCGCCTTACGGCGCCGTCAAGGCGGCCGTGATGCACTACACGGCGAGCCAGGCGAAGATGCTGTCGCGGCAGGGCATCCGGGTGAACTGCGTCGCGCCCGGTTCGATCGAATTTCCAGGCGGCACCTGGGAAGACCGCAAGACCTCCAACCCCGACCTTTACCAATCGACCCTGGCCAACATCCCCTTCGGCCGGATGGGCAAGCCCGAGGAGGTCGCCGAGGTCGTGCTCTTCCTCGCTTCCGCGAGAGCCAGCTGGGTCACCGCCCAGACCATCGTGGTCGATGGCGGGCAACTCGTCGGGCCCTGA
- a CDS encoding AMP-binding protein, which yields MQIQDMQINDMQTDEITISQLWDRRAAGDPDHVYCRFGDESWTIGRLDAAINRLANALLATGLKQGDRVAVMLPSHPEHIIVIFALAKAGLLRIPVNTHLKGAALDFVFDRFEPHALIADAAYAEPLVPVLGRLPELAVFWRGGEGAQSLASLQERGSPLPPPVTVAADDIIAITPSSGTTGEPKGVLKTDRSLRAGPMGTLALTGAGAGDVFLLWEPLHHGAGVAVLIAALMQPITLAMVEKFSASQFWEQVRRFDVTHIHYLGGVLPLLLKQPASPRDREHKVRMAWGGGCPLDVWRAFEERFGVSLYEGYGLSEMTTFVTINPEGRLGSCGRPLPFYEVRLLDEAGAEVAVGEPGEIVVLPREPGLAFKGYFRMEEAGEALVRDGWFSTGDLARRDEDGFLYYCGRKKDSVRRRGVNISAWEVERVVLTHDEIEECALIGVPSEMGDDDLKLFIRPAPGRALDPAGLVAWCEQRLPYFQIPRYIEGIDEFPKTPTQRIRKSELSRSVAACFDREGAGSKLGR from the coding sequence ATGCAGATCCAAGACATGCAGATCAACGACATGCAGACAGACGAGATCACCATCAGCCAGCTCTGGGACCGGCGCGCCGCCGGCGACCCGGACCATGTCTATTGCCGCTTCGGGGATGAGAGCTGGACGATCGGCCGGCTCGACGCGGCCATCAACCGCCTCGCCAATGCGCTGCTCGCGACCGGGCTGAAACAGGGCGACCGCGTCGCGGTGATGCTGCCGAGCCATCCCGAGCACATCATCGTCATCTTCGCGCTGGCCAAGGCCGGGCTGCTGCGCATTCCCGTCAACACCCATCTCAAGGGTGCGGCGCTCGATTTCGTCTTCGACCGTTTCGAGCCGCATGCGCTGATCGCCGATGCGGCCTATGCCGAGCCGCTCGTGCCGGTCCTGGGGCGGTTGCCGGAGCTTGCGGTGTTCTGGCGCGGCGGCGAGGGCGCGCAAAGCCTCGCCAGCCTGCAAGAGCGTGGCAGCCCCTTGCCGCCGCCGGTGACGGTCGCGGCCGACGACATCATCGCGATTACCCCGAGTTCCGGCACCACCGGCGAGCCGAAAGGCGTGCTCAAGACCGACCGCAGCCTGCGCGCCGGGCCGATGGGCACGCTCGCCTTGACCGGCGCGGGAGCCGGCGACGTCTTCCTGCTCTGGGAGCCGCTGCATCACGGCGCCGGCGTCGCGGTGCTGATCGCGGCGCTGATGCAGCCGATCACGCTCGCCATGGTCGAGAAGTTCAGCGCCTCGCAATTCTGGGAGCAGGTGCGCCGCTTCGACGTCACCCATATCCATTATCTCGGCGGCGTGCTGCCGCTGCTCCTGAAGCAGCCGGCAAGCCCACGCGACCGCGAGCACAAGGTCCGGATGGCCTGGGGCGGCGGCTGCCCGCTCGATGTCTGGCGCGCTTTCGAGGAGCGCTTCGGCGTCTCGCTCTATGAGGGCTACGGCCTCTCGGAGATGACGACCTTCGTCACGATCAATCCCGAAGGCCGGCTCGGCTCCTGCGGCAGGCCCTTGCCCTTCTACGAGGTGCGCCTGCTCGACGAGGCGGGCGCCGAGGTCGCGGTCGGCGAGCCCGGCGAGATCGTGGTGTTGCCGCGCGAGCCCGGCCTCGCCTTCAAGGGCTATTTCCGCATGGAGGAGGCCGGCGAGGCGCTGGTCAGGGATGGCTGGTTCTCGACCGGCGACCTTGCTCGCCGCGACGAGGACGGCTTCCTGTATTATTGCGGGCGCAAGAAGGACAGCGTCAGGCGGCGCGGCGTCAACATCTCGGCCTGGGAGGTCGAACGCGTCGTCCTGACCCATGACGAGATCGAGGAATGCGCGCTGATCGGCGTGCCCAGCGAGATGGGCGACGACGACCTCAAGCTCTTCATCCGGCCCGCGCCCGGTCGCGCGCTCGATCCGGCCGGCCTCGTCGCCTGGTGCGAGCAGCGGCTGCCCTATTTCCAGATTCCGCGCTATATCGAAGGCATCGACGAATTCCCGAAGACGCCGACGCAGCGCATCCGGAAAAGCGAGCTGAGCCGCAGCGTCGCCGCGTGCTTCGACCGCGAAGGCGCCGGCTCGAAGCTCGGCAGGTAG
- a CDS encoding cupin domain-containing protein, with protein MPQSVIDPHVNPADETITSTGLAVRFLLAGDHSNGSIAAFELMVPAAQRLPAPAHSHDHYEETIYGLDGVVTWTVDGKQIDVGPGQALCIPRGAVHRFDNNGSQDAKMLCVITPAAIGPEYFREVFAAVDAAAGGPPDRARMAEIMRRHGLTPAAPPT; from the coding sequence ATGCCTCAGTCAGTCATAGACCCTCACGTCAATCCTGCCGACGAGACCATCACCAGCACGGGGCTCGCGGTTCGCTTCCTGTTGGCCGGAGATCACTCGAACGGCAGCATTGCGGCCTTTGAGCTGATGGTCCCGGCCGCGCAGCGCCTGCCCGCTCCCGCGCACAGCCATGACCATTACGAAGAGACGATCTACGGCCTGGACGGCGTGGTGACCTGGACCGTCGACGGCAAACAGATCGATGTCGGGCCGGGACAAGCCTTGTGCATTCCGCGCGGCGCCGTTCATCGCTTCGACAACAACGGCAGCCAGGACGCGAAGATGCTCTGCGTGATCACGCCGGCCGCGATCGGTCCAGAGTATTTTCGCGAGGTGTTTGCGGCCGTCGACGCCGCAGCCGGTGGCCCGCCGGACCGGGCCAGGATGGCGGAGATCATGCGCCGTCACGGTCTGACGCCGGCAGCGCCCCCAACATAG
- a CDS encoding transposase — protein sequence MTRLARLVVPSLAHHVTQRGNRRERVFFGDDDYEAYVGLLKAYAPKSGTRLIAWCLMPNHVHLLAVPETPDGLRALLGETHRRYTARINARNRWTGHLWQGRFGSVVMDEGHLAHAVRYVSLNPVRARLVARAEEWPWSSVRAHLSGHADGLTDLGPVLERFPDFASLLETEEDAAAANALRLAETTGRPLGAPSWIATLETAAGRALAPQKRGPKPKLSKLSP from the coding sequence ATGACCCGTCTCGCCCGCCTCGTGGTTCCCAGCCTTGCCCATCATGTCACGCAGCGCGGGAACCGGCGCGAGCGCGTGTTCTTCGGGGACGACGACTACGAAGCCTATGTCGGGCTCCTGAAGGCCTATGCGCCCAAATCCGGTACGCGGCTGATCGCCTGGTGCCTGATGCCGAACCACGTCCATCTCCTGGCTGTTCCCGAGACGCCCGATGGCCTGCGCGCTCTGCTCGGCGAGACGCATCGCCGCTACACGGCGCGGATCAATGCCCGCAACCGCTGGACCGGGCACCTCTGGCAGGGGCGCTTCGGTTCGGTCGTCATGGACGAGGGCCACCTTGCCCATGCTGTGCGCTATGTCAGCCTCAATCCGGTGCGGGCCCGCCTCGTCGCCCGGGCTGAAGAATGGCCGTGGTCGAGCGTCCGCGCCCATCTGAGCGGGCATGCCGATGGCCTGACCGATCTCGGGCCGGTGCTGGAGCGCTTTCCCGATTTCGCCAGCCTGCTGGAGACAGAAGAGGACGCGGCTGCGGCCAATGCCCTTCGCCTGGCGGAGACGACCGGCCGTCCACTGGGCGCGCCGTCGTGGATCGCTACGCTTGAAACGGCAGCCGGCCGCGCGCTTGCGCCGCAAAAGCGCGGGCCCAAGCCAAAATTAAGTAAACTGTCGCCGTAA
- a CDS encoding enoyl-CoA hydratase/isomerase family protein, protein MADIERERRGGIAIVTINRPAKRNALNAAAWQALGDSFIALRSDPAIRAIILTGRGGAFCAGDEIGAFAAVRDDPPARQAYWDAIMACYAAVSASSVPVIAAVSGPCVGGGCTLALRADFRLADATARFGVPPAKLGLVYPADSTQLLAATAGVGMARRMLYTGELIDAPAALACGLVSEVVAGDVVEAALRLAEPIIANAPISIRAAKLACDAMLQGRLPEVAAEIAALSDLADRSADYREGSLAFAQKRKPVFTGS, encoded by the coding sequence ATGGCCGATATCGAGCGCGAGCGTCGCGGGGGCATTGCCATCGTCACGATCAATCGCCCCGCCAAACGCAACGCCCTGAACGCCGCGGCCTGGCAGGCGCTCGGCGACAGCTTCATTGCGCTGCGGTCGGACCCCGCGATCCGCGCCATTATCCTGACCGGGCGTGGCGGCGCATTCTGCGCCGGCGACGAGATCGGCGCCTTTGCCGCGGTTCGCGATGATCCCCCGGCGCGGCAGGCCTATTGGGATGCGATCATGGCCTGCTATGCCGCCGTCTCCGCCTCATCGGTGCCGGTGATCGCGGCGGTCAGCGGGCCTTGCGTCGGCGGCGGCTGCACGCTGGCGCTGCGGGCCGATTTCCGGCTCGCCGACGCGACCGCCCGCTTCGGCGTGCCGCCGGCCAAGCTCGGGCTGGTCTACCCGGCCGACTCCACCCAGCTTCTCGCCGCCACGGCCGGCGTCGGCATGGCCAGGCGCATGCTCTATACCGGCGAGCTCATCGATGCGCCCGCGGCCCTCGCCTGCGGCCTGGTCTCGGAGGTGGTCGCGGGCGATGTCGTCGAGGCGGCGCTACGCCTGGCCGAACCGATCATCGCCAATGCGCCGATCTCGATCCGGGCCGCCAAGCTCGCCTGCGATGCGATGCTGCAGGGAAGGCTTCCCGAGGTCGCAGCCGAGATCGCGGCGCTGTCCGACCTGGCCGACCGCAGCGCCGACTACCGCGAAGGCTCGCTCGCCTTCGCGCAGAAGCGCAAGCCGGTTTTTACGGGCAGCTGA
- a CDS encoding L,D-transpeptidase: MIMNGGNAAAGEDAGKLDASARLKPQAGLLDRRAFLAGSAAGLSALGLAGCATTDGMSLAEAQKVYGPVPEEKFPIPAVDVSKVDPKYFRRTVRYETKEAPGTIIVDPGNYYVYRIEEDGAATRYGANVGRDGFRWNGAAYVGRKSEWATWTPPKEMIKRQPEAAQYARGMPGGLDNPLGARTLHLYQNGAYTLYTIYASSDPETIGSGITSGCVGLLSQDMIHLYDRTPVKTKVVVLPA, encoded by the coding sequence ATGATCATGAATGGTGGGAATGCCGCCGCCGGCGAGGATGCCGGCAAGCTGGACGCGAGCGCTCGGCTTAAGCCTCAGGCGGGGCTTCTCGATCGCCGCGCCTTTCTGGCGGGCTCCGCTGCCGGTCTCAGCGCGCTCGGCCTCGCCGGCTGCGCCACGACCGACGGCATGAGCCTCGCCGAGGCGCAGAAGGTCTACGGGCCGGTGCCGGAGGAGAAATTCCCGATTCCGGCGGTCGATGTCAGCAAGGTCGATCCGAAATATTTCCGCCGCACCGTGCGCTACGAGACCAAGGAAGCGCCCGGCACGATCATCGTCGATCCCGGCAATTACTATGTCTACCGCATCGAGGAGGACGGCGCGGCCACCCGCTACGGCGCCAATGTCGGCCGCGACGGCTTCCGCTGGAACGGTGCGGCTTATGTCGGGCGCAAGTCCGAATGGGCGACCTGGACCCCGCCCAAGGAGATGATCAAGCGCCAGCCCGAGGCCGCGCAATATGCCCGCGGCATGCCCGGCGGGCTCGACAACCCGCTCGGCGCCCGCACGCTCCATCTCTACCAGAACGGCGCCTACACGCTCTACACGATCTATGCCTCGAGCGACCCGGAAACGATCGGCTCGGGCATCACCAGCGGCTGTGTCGGCCTGCTCAGCCAGGACATGATCCATCTCTATGACCGCACGCCGGTGAAGACGAAGGTCGTCGTCCTGCCGGCGTAA
- a CDS encoding ABC transporter permease, with protein MAGWFLQRLLQAGFVMLAMTVIVFIGISVIGDPVAVLISPDADQAERLRAITAFGLDRPLWAQYLSFLNGALHGDLGRSFVYNEPALKIILQRMPATLELAVCAMLLATFIGIPLGLYAGLKPNAPLARVIMTGSILGFSLPGFWVGLLLIMVFAVQLGWLPSGGRGETRVFLGIGWSFLTLDGLQHLVLPALNLALFKISLVMRLVRAETREVVPQDFIRTARAKGLPEGRVIFRHLLKNIMIPVVTIIGLEFGSVIAFSVVTETIFAWPGMGKLIIDSIHVLDRPMIVAYLMIIVLMFVIINLLVDCLYTALDPRVRIGR; from the coding sequence ATGGCCGGATGGTTCCTTCAGCGCCTGCTCCAGGCCGGGTTCGTCATGCTGGCGATGACGGTGATCGTCTTCATCGGCATCAGCGTCATCGGCGACCCCGTCGCGGTGCTGATCTCGCCCGATGCCGATCAGGCCGAGCGGCTGCGCGCGATCACCGCCTTCGGGCTCGATCGCCCGCTCTGGGCGCAGTATCTGTCCTTCCTGAACGGGGCGCTGCATGGCGATCTCGGCCGCAGCTTCGTCTATAACGAGCCCGCCCTGAAGATCATCCTGCAGCGTATGCCGGCGACGCTTGAACTCGCCGTCTGCGCCATGCTGCTGGCGACCTTCATCGGTATTCCGCTGGGTCTCTATGCCGGGCTCAAGCCGAATGCGCCGCTGGCGCGGGTGATCATGACCGGCTCGATCCTCGGCTTTTCCCTGCCGGGCTTCTGGGTCGGCCTGCTGCTGATCATGGTCTTTGCGGTGCAGCTCGGCTGGCTGCCCTCGGGCGGGCGCGGCGAGACCCGGGTGTTCCTCGGCATCGGCTGGTCCTTCCTGACGCTCGACGGTCTGCAGCATCTCGTGCTGCCGGCGCTCAACTTGGCGCTGTTCAAGATCTCGCTGGTGATGCGGCTGGTGCGGGCCGAGACCCGCGAGGTCGTGCCCCAGGACTTCATCCGCACGGCCCGCGCCAAGGGCCTGCCCGAGGGCCGGGTCATCTTCCGGCACCTGCTGAAGAACATCATGATCCCGGTCGTCACGATCATTGGGCTCGAATTCGGTTCGGTGATCGCCTTTTCCGTGGTCACGGAGACGATCTTCGCCTGGCCCGGCATGGGCAAGCTGATCATCGACAGCATCCATGTGTTGGATCGGCCGATGATCGTCGCCTATCTCATGATCATCGTGTTGATGTTCGTGATCATCAACCTCCTCGTCGACTGCCTCTACACAGCGCTCGATCCGCGCGTGAGGATCGGCCGATGA
- a CDS encoding ABC transporter permease: MTAPASSAEIASPPRATPLRRFLRAFASSRLAMAGLVAFAAIVLAALLAPWISPQNPYDLMQLDILDGRLPPGAISGTGMTFWLGSDDQGRDMLSAILYGLRISLFVGIASALLAAAVGTTLGLFAAYAGGRIETALMRLVDLQLSFPTILIALMILAFLGKGIANVVLALVIVEWAVYARTARASALIESRKEYIEAARAMGARPMRILWRHLLPNCLPPLMVIATVQIARAIALEATLSFLGLGVPVTEPSLGMLIANGYQYMLSGKFWISFYPGLALLATVVAINLIGDHLRDVLNPRRQVD; encoded by the coding sequence ATGACCGCGCCGGCCTCAAGCGCAGAGATTGCGAGCCCGCCGCGCGCGACGCCGCTGCGCCGCTTCCTGCGCGCCTTCGCTTCGTCGCGTCTCGCCATGGCCGGCCTCGTCGCCTTCGCGGCGATCGTGCTCGCCGCACTTCTGGCGCCCTGGATCTCGCCGCAGAACCCTTACGACCTGATGCAGCTCGACATCCTGGACGGGCGCCTGCCGCCGGGCGCGATCTCGGGCACCGGCATGACCTTTTGGCTGGGCAGCGACGACCAGGGCCGCGACATGCTCTCGGCCATTCTCTACGGCCTGCGGATCTCGCTCTTCGTCGGCATCGCATCGGCCCTGCTGGCGGCGGCGGTCGGCACGACGCTTGGCCTGTTTGCCGCCTATGCCGGCGGTCGCATCGAGACCGCGCTGATGCGGCTCGTCGATCTGCAGCTCTCCTTTCCGACGATCCTGATCGCGCTGATGATCCTCGCCTTCCTCGGTAAGGGCATCGCCAATGTCGTGCTCGCGCTCGTCATCGTGGAATGGGCGGTCTATGCCCGCACCGCCCGCGCCAGCGCGCTGATCGAAAGCCGCAAGGAGTATATCGAGGCGGCTCGCGCCATGGGCGCGCGGCCGATGCGCATCCTGTGGCGCCACCTGCTGCCGAACTGCCTGCCGCCGCTGATGGTGATCGCCACCGTGCAGATCGCGCGCGCCATCGCGCTGGAGGCGACGCTCTCCTTCCTCGGCCTCGGCGTGCCCGTGACCGAGCCGAGCCTGGGCATGCTGATCGCCAATGGCTACCAGTACATGCTGTCGGGCAAGTTCTGGATCAGCTTCTATCCCGGCCTCGCCTTGCTCGCGACCGTGGTCGCGATCAACCTGATCGGCGACCATCTGCGCGACGTGCTCAACCCGCGCCGGCAAGTCGATTGA